A genomic stretch from bacterium includes:
- the atpA gene encoding F0F1 ATP synthase subunit alpha has translation MQLRPDEITSVLKDRIKSFETQVKMDEVGRVLTVGDGIARVYGLENCLAGELIEFPGEVFGMAMNLEEDNVGVALFGSDEAIREGDVVKRTGRVVDVPVGEELCGRVVNPLGFPLDGKGPINAKHRLPVERKATGVITRQPVKEPLMTGLKAVDGMIPIGRGQRELIIGDRGTGKTAVAVDTIINQKGQGVYCIYVAIGQKGSTIAKVVKTLEDHGAMEYTTVISSTAVETAPIQFIAPYTGAAMGEYYRDNGKHALVIYDDLTKHAWAYRQLSLLLRRPPGREAYPGDVFYLHSRLLERAAKLSDALGGGSLTALPIIETQAGDVSAYIPTNVISITDGQIYLESDLFYSGIRPAINVGISVSRVGSSAQTKAMKAVAGTMRLDLAQYRELAAFAQLGSDLDASTKAQLTRGERLTELLKQGQYAPWSLDKQVAVMYAGTQGFADHVAKGKVKKWESELVAYLENSHGNLLKEIVDTRALSDDLKKKLSSAIESFNKTFVA, from the coding sequence ATGCAACTACGGCCAGATGAAATTACGTCGGTATTGAAGGATCGAATTAAGTCCTTCGAGACCCAGGTAAAAATGGATGAAGTCGGACGCGTCTTAACCGTCGGCGATGGTATTGCGCGGGTTTACGGCTTAGAGAACTGTCTCGCGGGCGAATTGATCGAGTTCCCCGGCGAAGTGTTCGGCATGGCGATGAACCTCGAAGAGGACAACGTCGGCGTCGCCCTCTTCGGCAGCGACGAAGCGATTCGTGAAGGGGATGTCGTCAAACGCACCGGCCGCGTCGTCGACGTTCCAGTCGGTGAAGAGCTTTGCGGCAGAGTGGTGAATCCGCTCGGTTTCCCACTTGACGGCAAGGGACCGATCAATGCGAAACACCGCCTCCCGGTCGAACGGAAAGCTACCGGTGTAATCACCCGACAGCCGGTGAAAGAGCCGTTGATGACCGGACTCAAGGCAGTCGATGGCATGATCCCGATCGGTCGCGGACAACGCGAACTCATCATCGGCGACCGTGGCACCGGCAAGACCGCCGTCGCAGTCGATACGATTATCAACCAGAAGGGTCAAGGCGTTTACTGTATCTATGTCGCCATCGGTCAAAAAGGTTCGACGATTGCGAAAGTAGTGAAGACGCTCGAAGATCACGGTGCGATGGAATACACCACCGTGATTTCCTCGACTGCGGTCGAAACCGCGCCGATTCAGTTCATTGCCCCATACACCGGCGCCGCAATGGGTGAATACTACCGCGATAACGGCAAACACGCATTGGTGATTTACGACGATTTAACGAAACACGCTTGGGCGTATCGCCAATTGTCGCTGTTGCTCCGCCGACCCCCGGGACGCGAAGCGTATCCCGGCGACGTGTTCTATCTCCACTCGCGTCTGCTGGAGCGCGCAGCGAAGTTATCCGATGCATTGGGCGGCGGTTCGTTGACTGCGTTACCAATTATCGAAACGCAGGCGGGCGACGTCTCAGCGTACATTCCGACCAATGTGATTTCGATTACCGACGGTCAGATTTACCTCGAATCCGATTTATTCTATTCCGGTATCCGCCCGGCAATCAATGTCGGTATTTCGGTCTCGCGCGTCGGTTCCAGCGCACAAACGAAAGCGATGAAAGCGGTCGCTGGTACGATGCGACTCGATCTCGCACAGTACCGTGAACTGGCAGCCTTCGCGCAACTCGGTTCCGATTTGGATGCGTCGACGAAAGCGCAGCTTACCCGCGGCGAACGATTGACTGAGCTCTTGAAACAAGGGCAGTATGCGCCGTGGTCGCTCGATAAGCAAGTCGCGGTCATGTATGCCGGTACGCAAGGGTTTGCCGACCATGTCGCCAAGGGGAAAGTGAAGAAGTGGGAATCCGAACTGGTCGCCTATCTTGAGAACAGTCACGGAAATCTACTGAAAGAAATTGTCGATACCCGTGCCTTGAGCGACGATCTGAAGAAGAAACTTTCTTCGGCGATTGAGTCCTTCAACAAAACGTTTGTCGCTTAA
- the atpG gene encoding ATP synthase F1 subunit gamma gives MPSLKQTKQRIVSVKSTQQITKAMKMVAAAKLRRAQNNMLAARPYSHRLRNVIAEMAGRTDYSHPLLVERAPEQVGFVVVASDRGLAGSFNTNVMKRAVAAYNEHEGADRFLITVGRKATDFFTKRGYNVISKHLDIFPDPTLEKSRRISDNIIAKYYNEMIGLDRVYLVYNEFKNVVQQQIIVEQLLPIIPAEEEKGGFHQDFQFEPSPEAILDVVLPQYINVAIWHVLLESFAAEMAARMTAMENATKAASDMISALTLQYNKARQSAITKELLEIVAGAEALKG, from the coding sequence ATGCCATCTCTCAAACAGACGAAACAGCGCATCGTCAGCGTGAAGTCGACGCAACAGATCACCAAAGCGATGAAGATGGTGGCGGCGGCGAAATTACGGCGGGCGCAAAATAATATGCTGGCGGCGCGTCCGTACTCGCACCGGTTGCGCAACGTCATCGCCGAAATGGCGGGACGCACCGACTATAGCCACCCGTTGTTGGTGGAACGAGCGCCGGAGCAAGTCGGGTTTGTCGTCGTTGCCTCCGACCGCGGGCTCGCCGGCAGTTTCAATACGAATGTGATGAAACGCGCCGTTGCCGCGTACAACGAACATGAAGGGGCTGACCGCTTCCTGATTACCGTAGGCAGGAAAGCGACCGACTTCTTTACGAAACGCGGCTACAACGTCATTTCCAAGCATCTCGACATTTTTCCCGACCCGACGCTGGAAAAGTCGCGCCGTATCAGCGATAACATCATCGCGAAATATTACAATGAGATGATTGGACTTGACCGCGTCTACTTGGTTTACAACGAATTCAAAAATGTCGTCCAACAACAAATCATTGTCGAACAGCTCCTCCCGATTATTCCGGCGGAAGAGGAGAAGGGCGGATTTCATCAGGATTTCCAATTTGAACCGTCCCCGGAAGCGATTCTCGATGTAGTGTTGCCGCAGTACATCAATGTCGCTATCTGGCACGTGCTGCTCGAATCGTTTGCTGCGGAAATGGCAGCGCGTATGACGGCGATGGAGAATGCGACAAAGGCGGCGTCCGATATGATTTCCGCATTAACGTTGCAATACAACAAAGCGCGGCAGAGTGCGATTACGAAAGAACTACTCGAAATTGTCGCCGGCGCGGAAGCGCTGAAAGGGTAG
- a CDS encoding type II toxin-antitoxin system HicA family toxin translates to MRFDDLRAVLLQLEFSERIRGSHHIFVRDDFEEIINIQPTENGKAKPYQVKQTRNLIVKYRLKGFDDEV, encoded by the coding sequence ATCCGTTTCGACGATCTTCGTGCCGTTCTTTTACAATTAGAATTTTCGGAACGGATTCGCGGAAGTCATCATATTTTCGTTCGTGACGACTTCGAAGAGATAATAAATATTCAACCGACGGAAAACGGAAAAGCAAAACCGTATCAAGTGAAACAGACGAGAAATCTGATTGTAAAATACCGGTTGAAAGGATTTGACGATGAAGTATGA
- a CDS encoding type II toxin-antitoxin system HicB family antitoxin, with protein MTMKYEVILYWSEDDQAFVAEVPELPGCAADGRTYREAFENIEIVAQEWMETARELGRNVPEPKGRLIFA; from the coding sequence TTGACGATGAAGTATGAAGTGATTTTGTACTGGAGCGAAGACGATCAGGCATTTGTAGCCGAAGTGCCAGAATTACCGGGCTGTGCCGCCGATGGGAGAACCTATCGGGAAGCGTTTGAGAATATCGAAATCGTCGCGCAGGAATGGATGGAAACCGCTCGCGAATTGGGTAGAAATGTTCCGGAACCGAAAGGTCGTTTGATTTTTGCATAG
- a CDS encoding DinB family protein encodes MSVSENMKWVYGVHDYAVNVNLAGISDAESRRRMEPGGNCVNWIMGHMLCSRVHILGFLGCDWTKTNAVLEPYQRGTSGADFDSFLTLDELTKLWQESSELLKTNIDATTDEQWLEPASLPGTGFDKPDTRERRVFFLSFHEGYHLGQIGLLRRLLGKEGAIK; translated from the coding sequence ATGAGTGTTAGTGAGAATATGAAGTGGGTGTATGGCGTTCACGATTATGCGGTGAATGTCAACCTCGCCGGTATTTCCGATGCGGAGTCGCGAAGGCGGATGGAGCCGGGCGGAAATTGCGTAAATTGGATTATGGGACACATGCTCTGTTCCCGCGTCCATATTCTCGGTTTTCTCGGTTGCGACTGGACAAAGACGAATGCCGTACTCGAGCCGTATCAGCGGGGAACCAGCGGCGCTGATTTCGATTCTTTTCTTACTCTGGATGAATTGACAAAACTGTGGCAGGAGTCGTCGGAGCTTTTGAAAACGAACATCGATGCGACGACCGATGAACAGTGGTTGGAACCGGCTTCGCTGCCCGGTACGGGATTCGATAAACCGGATACGCGGGAGCGCCGGGTATTCTTTCTATCGTTCCATGAAGGATACCATTTAGGACAAATCGGATTATTACGTCGGTTACTTGGTAAAGAAGGCGCGATAAAATAG
- a CDS encoding type II toxin-antitoxin system HicA family toxin, producing MKVREIIKLIEKDGWYLVTTKGSHRQFKHPEKPGRVTVPGHVGEDMPEGIRISILNQAGLRKRGK from the coding sequence ATGAAAGTCCGTGAGATAATAAAACTAATAGAAAAAGACGGTTGGTACTTGGTGACGACCAAAGGAAGTCATCGGCAATTCAAGCACCCTGAAAAACCGGGACGTGTGACAGTTCCGGGACACGTTGGAGAGGATATGCCGGAAGGCATTCGGATTTCTATCTTGAATCAAGCCGGATTGCGGAAGAGAGGAAAGTAA
- a CDS encoding type II toxin-antitoxin system HicB family antitoxin: protein MRYEYAIFIERSKSRYWASVPDLPGCVSCGKSLEELQKNIQEAIEFHLEGMVEDGLPIPKPVTKASMVEVERPTRRKAIRRITRTTVRGHE from the coding sequence ATGCGGTACGAGTATGCTATCTTCATCGAACGGTCGAAAAGCCGGTATTGGGCTTCCGTACCCGATCTTCCGGGTTGTGTTTCCTGTGGAAAATCGTTAGAAGAATTGCAAAAAAATATCCAAGAAGCCATCGAATTTCATTTGGAAGGGATGGTCGAAGATGGATTACCAATCCCGAAACCGGTGACAAAAGCAAGTATGGTGGAAGTGGAGCGTCCGACCCGGCGAAAAGCAATACGTCGGATTACCAGGACGACGGTACGCGGTCATGAGTAG
- the atpD gene encoding F0F1 ATP synthase subunit beta → MSNNGQKTTNKTLAVGEIKQIIGVVVDVAFPEGNLPNLYSALTLKRPDGQDVILETQQHLGNNTVRAVAMDNTEGLMRGMKVSDTGAQISVPVGPATLGRLMDVIGNPIDELGPIASEERWPIHRHAPKFEDLSTANVMFETGLKVIDLLAPYAKGGKIGLFGGAGVGKTVLIQELINNVAKNHGGISVFAGVGERTREGNDLLREMVESGIVRYGEGFDAHKFDVTQVKKEALRDSKLALVFGQMNEPPGCRQRVGLSGLTVAEYFRDVEHKDVLFFVDNIFRFTQAGSEVSALLGRMPSAVGYQPTLATELGELQERIVSTKDGSITSIQAIYVPADDLTDPAPATTFSHLDATTVLSRRLTEMGIYPAVDPLDSTSRIMDPLIVGEEHYAVAKRVQEILQRYKDLQDIIAILGIDELADEDKQTVERARKIQKYLSQPFFVAEVFTGRPGKFVSVKDNVRSFKMIIDGECDHIPEGAFYMCGAIEDVFENAKKMGIKV, encoded by the coding sequence ATGAGCAACAACGGTCAAAAAACAACGAACAAGACGCTCGCGGTCGGTGAGATCAAGCAGATCATCGGCGTCGTCGTCGACGTGGCGTTTCCGGAAGGGAATTTGCCGAATTTGTACAGCGCATTAACGCTGAAACGGCCGGATGGACAAGACGTCATCCTTGAGACCCAACAGCACCTCGGCAACAATACCGTGCGCGCCGTCGCCATGGATAATACCGAGGGACTTATGCGCGGAATGAAGGTATCGGATACGGGAGCACAGATCTCGGTGCCGGTCGGTCCCGCTACCCTCGGCCGTTTGATGGATGTTATCGGAAATCCGATCGACGAATTGGGTCCGATTGCTTCCGAAGAACGCTGGCCGATTCACCGCCACGCCCCGAAGTTCGAAGACCTTTCCACCGCGAATGTGATGTTCGAGACCGGTTTAAAAGTCATCGACTTGCTCGCCCCCTATGCAAAGGGTGGTAAAATTGGTTTGTTCGGCGGCGCGGGCGTCGGTAAGACGGTGTTGATTCAGGAACTCATCAACAACGTAGCGAAGAATCACGGCGGTATTTCCGTATTCGCCGGCGTCGGGGAACGTACCCGTGAAGGGAACGACCTCTTGCGCGAAATGGTGGAATCGGGCATCGTCCGGTACGGTGAAGGCTTCGACGCGCACAAATTCGATGTAACACAGGTGAAGAAAGAGGCGTTACGCGACTCGAAACTGGCGTTAGTATTCGGTCAGATGAACGAACCGCCGGGATGCCGTCAGCGCGTAGGTCTTTCCGGTTTGACGGTCGCTGAGTATTTCCGCGATGTCGAACACAAAGACGTACTATTCTTTGTAGACAATATTTTCCGGTTCACGCAGGCCGGTTCCGAAGTATCCGCATTGCTGGGTCGAATGCCATCAGCAGTCGGGTACCAACCGACCCTTGCTACCGAACTCGGTGAGTTGCAGGAACGCATTGTTTCGACGAAGGATGGATCGATTACCTCGATTCAAGCAATCTACGTTCCAGCAGACGATTTGACAGACCCTGCTCCAGCGACTACCTTCTCACACCTCGATGCGACTACCGTATTATCGCGGCGGTTGACGGAAATGGGAATTTATCCGGCAGTCGACCCCCTCGATTCGACGTCGCGCATCATGGATCCACTGATTGTCGGCGAAGAGCATTACGCCGTCGCCAAGCGGGTTCAGGAGATTCTGCAGCGCTACAAGGACTTGCAGGACATCATCGCGATTTTGGGTATCGACGAATTGGCGGACGAGGATAAACAGACCGTGGAACGCGCCCGTAAGATTCAGAAGTATCTGTCGCAACCGTTCTTCGTCGCGGAAGTGTTCACCGGTCGCCCGGGCAAGTTCGTCTCAGTGAAGGACAATGTGCGCAGCTTCAAGATGATTATCGATGGGGAATGCGACCACATTCCGGAAGGCGCATTTTACATGTGCGGCGCAATCGAAGATGTCTTCGAGAATGCGAAGAAGATGGGCATCAAGGTCTAA
- a CDS encoding F0F1 ATP synthase subunit epsilon, with the protein MMAITFEILTPRGVVFQSDVKSVRLPGVAGEFGVLPGHVPFITALQAGVIELDTTESKHEKIAVSAGFVEVLPEKVVVLAETAETAANIDVTRAESARKRAEEGLRAATDRVEAEQYQAALSRAKSRIKAKTNS; encoded by the coding sequence ATGATGGCGATCACATTTGAAATCCTAACGCCTCGCGGAGTTGTGTTTCAATCGGATGTAAAATCGGTTCGGTTACCGGGTGTTGCCGGCGAGTTTGGGGTGCTGCCCGGTCACGTACCCTTTATCACCGCACTACAGGCGGGTGTCATCGAACTTGATACCACCGAGAGTAAGCACGAAAAGATCGCGGTATCGGCGGGCTTTGTCGAAGTCCTTCCCGAGAAGGTTGTGGTCTTGGCAGAGACAGCCGAAACTGCGGCAAACATTGATGTTACGCGGGCGGAATCCGCCCGCAAACGCGCCGAGGAAGGGTTGCGGGCCGCTACCGACCGGGTCGAAGCGGAACAGTACCAAGCAGCGCTATCTCGAGCGAAATCACGTATTAAGGCAAAAACAAATTCATAA